Sequence from the Aerococcus tenax genome:
TTTTAAGTCCACCGTCGCTGCTTCATAGGCAATGTTAACAGGATGGTTGAGGGGGAGGTTCCAGACTGGGAAGGTTTCAAATTTGGCGTAAGATGCCCGGACGCCACGTTTCCATTCATGGTAGAGCTGGTTAAGGCAGGTGGCTAGTTTCCCAGAACCGGCACCTGGACCAGAGACAACCACAATCGGTTTTGTGGTCTCAATATAAGGATTGACTTCAAAACCATTTTCCCCTAAAAGGTCAACGTTAGTGGGGTAGCCTTTAATTTCTTGGTGGGTGTAGACCTTAATTCCCCGTCTTTCAAGATTATGCATAAAGTTTGTGGCATTCGCTTCACCATGGTAGCGGGTGATAAGGACGCTGTTAACAGAAATATCTAAGGCATGGTATTCATCGATTAAACGTAAGACTTCAAGGTCATAAGTGATGCCATAGTCGCCCCGCATCTTGTTACTTTCAATGTCTCCAGCATAGACACAGATAATAATTTCGGCTTGGTCCTTCATTCTCTCCAAGAGTTTCAATTTGGCATCTTCATCGAAACCTGGAAGGACCCGTTTGGCGTGCTTATCGCCGATTAATTTTCCCCCAAATTCCAGGTAGAGCTTATCCTTGCCTTCAACGCGCTTAAAGATATACTTTGACTGTTCTTCAAGATACTTTTTAGTGTCAAAACCAATTTTACCCATACTCTTACACTCACTTTCTCTTTTTTATTAACGATTAAATGATCGTTACTTGTCTCGGTTCATGTGTTAGTCCAACAAATGAACACCTACAATATGATACACGAAAAAGTTCGCTTGCACAGTAGAAAAAAATAATTCTCGTAAAATATTAGTCAAAAACGATAAAAAGCAAAGACTGATTCCCCTTATTTCAAGCTTTTGGCACAGAAGAATCAGCTTTGCTTTAAATGATTTTATCAATCAGGCCTAGTTTGTTTTTATTTTATAATTAAAGTTTGGTATCTTTTGCCAGCGGTCTTTAAGGAAACGAACCACCATTTTGGGTTCCCGGGCCCGGTTAAAGATACCTTTTTTGTTGCCTTGAACCCGTTGAACGCCAACTTTGGTTTGGAAGTCAGCAAAATTCCAAAGTTGCTCGCCGACAAAGTTATCTACTTGGTCGAAGACTCGAGACATCATGACATAGTAGTCCCATTGGAATTCTTCTGTAAAGGGTTGGCGCTCGATGGCATGGAGGCCAGCAACCGTATCAACCCCGTATTCCGTGTACATGATGGGTTTATCTGGATAGAGGGCTTGCCAGTCTTGTAATTCTTTTAGGCTCAAGTCTTCAGCTAAGTCAAAATCAGCGGTTTGGGTATACCAGCCGTAATAGCGATTAAGACAAATAACATCAACCAGTTCAGAACATTGGTCAGTATCCGGAGTTGCTAAGAGGATATTGATCATAGTTAGGGGACGTTTTTGGGGGTCGAGGGACCGAGCTAATTCAAAGAGCGGGGCAAAATAATCATGAGCTTCCGGGTTGAAAGTGGCTGCTTCGTTGGCCAAGGACCACATCACCACACAGGCGTGATTTTTATCTCTTTGAATCAATTCGCGGATCACTTGCTCATGGGCGGCTTGGGTATCGAGTTCTTGGAATGTATCATCGCGGTAGGTATTGGGGTCAAAGTTAGACATATTAAAACCAAAGGAGGACATAATCCCCACCCCGGTGGTTTCATCGATAACAACAATCCCTTCCCGATCACAGAGCTGCATCATTTCCTCAGAGTAAGGGTAGTGGGAGGTACGGATGGAGTTGGCTCCCATGCTCTTTAAGAGGTTAATATCTAAGACATTATAAACAGGATCATAACCACGACCATGGGCGTAGCTATCTTCATGTTTACCACAACCTTTAAAATAGAAGGGTTCTTGGTTAATTAAAAATTGGCCATTTTTGACCTCTACCTTGCGAATCCCAAAGTCTTGCCGGTAAGTATCCACTAGTTGGCCGTCTTGGTAGAGGTCGACTTGGGCAGTATAGAGATAGGCATTGAGTGGTTGCCAGAGATGGGGTTGGTCTAGGTAAAATTCACTCTCATTAGCCTTCCCCTCGGCAACTATCTTTTCAGCTTCGTCATAAATACTTATTTGATAGGATAACCCGTCATTAACCTGGAAATCAATCGAAACATCGAAGCTAACTTTAGCTTGATCTAAGGAATCATTTAAATCTGGCAGGATGGTGAGGTCAGTCAAACGGGCAGCTTTTGAGCTGGTATAGATAACAATGGAGCGGTTAAGTCCGGCGTAATTGAAGAAATCAAAGTTCTCATCCAATTCTCGGTGGATCTTTCCTTGGTCATCTTTCTTTTCATGGTAGTGGCCCACGGGTAGGGTGGTGTGGTCAAGAATATTGGAGAGTAGGACAGTTAGGCGGTTAGTTTTAGAAAAAGAAACCGCGTCCGTAATTTTGCACTCAAATGGGGTAAATCCCCCTTGGTGATGGGCGACTTCCTGACCATTGACGTAGACCCAAGCTTGGTGGGTTGCAGAGCCAAAGCGGAGAAAAATATCCTGGTCAGCCAAAGTCTTGGGGAGGGTGAAGTCTCTTTGGTAGTAAAAGTAGCCGACATGGTTGCGAATGGCTGGGTCAGCCACTTGGTCATTGAAGGAGGCAGGGACCGCAACACTTTGCCAATGGTCTAAGGGGTCCTTAGGGTCATAACTTTCTTGGTCTTCTTTAATGCGGAAGCGCCAATTGCCATCGAGCGATAAGACATTGCGACATGAGTTGGTTTGTGGATATAACATCTTCATTTCCTTTCTATGGATTTTCTCTTAGCCGGCCTCTTGGTCATGGTTAGGAAAAAATCTTCTTACTTATTACTTTAACAGGACTTTTGTAGAAACAGAAAGAAAAGCGCCAGCAAAAAATAAATCGTAATATTTACGATTTACTATTGACTTCGATCGGAAGAATCGATAATATAAATCGTAAGAGTTACGATTTAAAAAGTAAGAGGAGGAAATCAAGTGAAAAAATCGGTTAAAAGCCTAATCTTTAGCATGTTTTTACTCGCTTTATTAGTGTTTACTGGTGCTTGTACGAAGAATACTGGGGGTAAAGAAGTCAAGGGGCTAAATATTGTCACCAGTTTTTACCCAATTTATGAAATGACCCGGGCGGTTTCGGGAGACTTGAATACGGTGCAAATGATTCAAAGTGGAGCCGGTATTCATTCCTTTGAACCCTCAGCCAATGATATTGCTGCCATTGAAAAGGCAGATGTCTTCGTTTATCATTCGCGGACCTTGGAAGGCTGGGCTAAGAATCTTAAGGAAAACCTGAAAGATTCTCCAGTCAAAGTTATCGAAGGATCAGAAGACTTAACTCTAGACAAGGTTCCTGGCTTAGAAGACCTCGACCCTGGTCAAGAAGTTGACGAAAAAACACTCTATGACCCCCACTCCTGGCTTGATCCGGTACTTGTTGGTCAAGAGGCACAAAGTATTGCTAAGCAATTAAGTGCGATTGATCCTGACCATGCAGCAATTTATCAAAAGAACGCTGATGACTATCAAGCCCAGGCCCAAGATCTAGTGGATAAATACCAAGATCAATTCAAAGAGGCCAAGCAAAAAACTTTTGTCACCCAGCACACGGCCTTTTCTTATTTAGCTAATCGCTTTGGCTTACGCCAATTAGGCATATCGGGGATTTCACCGGACCAAGAGCCCAGTGCCCAACAAATGGCTGAAATTCAAGACTTTGTAAAAAATTACCAGGTCAAGACCATTTTCGTTGAGCCTCAAGTGTCTACCAAAATTGCTGAGGTCATTTCCCAAGCGACGGGGGCTCAATTGGATACCTTAAGTCCCTTGGAAGCAGACCCCAAAAATGATAAAGGACTCTTAGGAAATATTGAGATGAATTTACAAACCCTCTTAAAGCATTTACAAGAAGATAAAAAGTAGAAAGTGAGTGAATAATTGTGGAGAAGAAAAACATTAAGCAAGCCATTCTGGCCTGCTCAGCCTCAGCGCTCTTATTAGGAGGGGGCTATTATTGGGGCTACTCCCAGGGGCATTCAGGCAATGAATCGACGATTAATTACGTGGCTGACCAAGGCCTGGGAAAAGATGGGGCCGAAGTCAAAAAATTATCTCATGCGGATGATGAAATCGAAGCAGAGCAAATCGTAGTGAAGATCACTGATGATGGCTATGTCACTTCTCACGGCGATCATTTCCACTATTACAATGGTAAGGTTCCTTATGATGCCATTATTAGTGAAGAATTAATTATGCGAGACCCCAATTACAAACTCCGTCAAGAAGATATTGTAAACGAAGTTCGGGATGGCTATATCATTAAGGTTAATGGCAAATATTACCTCTATCTAAAAGATCCTAATAAAGCTGTTAATGTGCGAACCAAAGAAGAAATTGAAGAGCAAAGAAAATTGCACAATGTTAAAGAAGACGGTAGCCACGGAGGACATGCCATGACTAAGGCTGAGGCCCAAGCTGTCCAAGCAGCTAAAGCCCAAGGCCGTTATACCACCGATGATGGTTATGTCTTTACTGTAGGGAGCATTGTTCAAGATACCGGGGACGCTTATATTTGTGCCCATGGCGACCACTTCCACTATGTACCTAAAGCAGACCTTTCCCCAGCGGAACGGGCGGCCGCAGCGGCCTATATGGCGGGACGATCAGGAACTTCTCAGTCAGGATCAGCAGGCCCCTCGCGTAGTAGTGGACAAAGCATCGTTAGCCAACGCTTAAATAATAGTCCTTATGCTGGCCTAGTGAATGGGAATAATAGCTGGCAAAACCCACAGGGATCAACGGGTAAAATAAGTCCCCAAAATCAAGCCAACCAAGAAGTTCAGCAAGCGAGTCAGGGACAACGTTCTGGCTTAGACGGTTTATTAGACCAACTCTATAAACTGCCAATGCATCAACGCCATGTAGAGTCCGATGGCTTAGTTTTTGATCCGGTCAAAGTCACCAAAAGAAACAATTTCGGCTATGTCCTCCCCCATGGCGACCACTTCCATATTATTCCTTTTGACCAACTATCCGATTTGGAAATTGCGGCCACTGAAGCTTATTTAAAGGCGGGGAACTACAACTACCAAGCGCCTAAAGACCATTCAAAAACGACAGCATCTAATAAGAAACCACAAACAGGGTCGCAGCCTGAGAAAAAAGATCAAGCAGCTCCTGAACAAAAAGAGCCAGCAGGACAGAAAACCCAGGAGCATGGCCAAGGCAATAAAGATCAAGGAAAGGATCTTTCTCCCTTAGAAGAAGCGCGGCGTCAGGGACGTTATACTACCGACGATGGTTATATCTTTACCCCTGAATCTATCGTTTCTGACCAAGGCGATGGCTACATCTGTCAGCACGGCGATCATTTCCACTATGTGCCTAAGGCGGATTTAAGTGTTAATGAGCGCGCCCAAGCCCAGGCATATCTTAATAAGAAGAGCGGGCAAGCTGGAGCACAGCAAGACCAGACTGAGAAGGTCATTAGGCCCTTAGACCCAGCTCGCCCGCAAGTGAATAAACCAGGCTTTAAACCTAGCCAAATCGACCATCCCAAAGAAGCAAAACCACAGCCGCAAAAAGATCTCAATGACAGTCCGGCAAATAGTCAAAAAACCTTAGAGCAAATGTTGAATGAACTCTACGCTCTTCCTCTAAAAGAACGCCATAGGGAAGGGGATGGCTTATTATTCGATCCGATGAAAGTGACACGCAAGACCAAATTTGGCTATGTTCATCCCCATGGTGACCACCACCATGTGATTCCTTTGCAAGAATTATCCGCTCTTGAAATTGCTGCAACAGAAGCTCATCTCAACAATCCTTCTTATATTTACCAAGCTGGGAAGACCGATCAGGAAAGTAAACCTTCAGATTCCCATGGTGAAGAGATAAATCATCAAGCAGATGAGTCTAAGAAGCAAGCAAGCCAGGTGGACGATAGACAAGAGGAGAAAGACCAAGATAAGGTAAACTTCCTTGCTCTGGCTCAAAAAATCGCTAAATCCGCTAAAGGTAAAGATCATAAAGCCTATACCACTGATGACGGCTATCGTTTTAGCCCAGAGTCGATCCTAGAGTACGACAGTAACGGCCTTATCACCCAACATGGCGATCACAGTCACTATGTTCCCTTTGCGGATTTGGATGATGAAGAGATCCGTCAAGCACAGGATTATGTCAATAGCGGGAAAAAGGAAATTAAGTTTGTCGAAGAAAGTCAGGATTCTGCTGATGAAATCGATAAGAAACTTTCTTTAATCGCCCTGGAAAGTGGGGTTAAGAAGGCCGATCTTAAAGTAACCGGCAATAAAGTCATTGTTCCGCATGGTAATCATAGTCATATGAAGAATTTATCGGACTATCCTTCCTACCTAAGAGCGAGTGATTTTTCTACTGCTGAAGAATATAAAGACTATATTTTAGGATTAAAATTGAGTCAGTTCAAATTGGAACATGGTCTCCAAGACAAAGAGGTTTTACGTGATGGTGATCAGTTACTTGCTGTTCTCGCGGATAAAACGATTGCTAAAAAACTTGATGATATTACTTTACCGATAGACTATGAAACTGTTTCGTTTAGCTCTTCTAAAAATGACCAAGGTGAGAAAAAGGGAGAAATTGTAGCAGAGCAGCCACAAGCTACCCCTATCCCTGAAGGGCTCTTTACCCCTCAGCAATTGGCTGCAGTGAATATACAGATGGCCTATCCGGAAAGAGAAGAAAATGGGGCTTTCTTGGTTTACCATATTGATCACTGGCACAAAATCGAAGATATCCATTTAAATGCTTGGTTTAACCAAGATAAGGAAAAAATCGAAAAGGCTAAGGCAAGTATGCGTTATTTAATCACTCATCCTGAAGCTAAAATGCCGCCTAAAAATGGTTTTGGTGTCTCTCATAACCACTCAGAGGATGACAAGGATTTCTATGTGACCTTTAATGGTAAAAAGTATAAGGCTTTCGGTAAGGGGCTCCAGGCGGGACCTTATAATACTGGATCTGAAGGCTATGTTTTTAGTAAGGATAATATCTTAGGGGTGGATGACCATGGTGTAACCACCGCGCACCGAGAAGATGGTCATGCCCATACTCACTATATTGAATTTGGCGAATTAAAGGGCTATGAACTTGCCCAAGTGGAAGAATGGATGGAAGAACAGGGAATAGCAGTTGAAAAGACTAAGGACCAAAGCCCTCAAATCGATCCAGAAAGTGTTGTGCCTGACAAGCGTGGTGACCGCTACGTCTTCGAAGGTGACAATGGTAAGGAATTTTATGTCTATCCATTTGAATTAAGACCGGACCAAATTGCTGCAGTCGAAGCGGTCTTAGCTAGAAAAACACTTGACCCTCAAACAGTGTTAGGCAAGGCTGGCGATGGTTACCACTTTAAAGTGAATGGAAAGTCCGTGGTTTACCCAGCTGAAGCTTTATCCGATTACCAAGTTGAAAAAATTGAACGGCAACTTTTCTTGAAGAATTTCCAAGCAGATAAAGTGCTTAGCCGTTTTTCACGCGGATACCTCTTCCAATTTGACCAAGGCAACCAGTACTTCAGTCAGTCTGAACTCTCAAAAGAACAAATTGCCGCGGTAGAAGAAGTCTTGCAGCAAAGAGCTAGCAAGGCCCCAGATAAAGAGCCAGCCACCGATTCAAAAGCAGCTACCGAACAAAAAAACGACGCCGAACGAATTGAAACGGCAAAGGAAGCCTTTCTCGCTTCTCATGGTTTTAACCCTGAAGAAGTAAAATCCAGAACTGCTGGAGGCTACATCTTTGAAATTTTCGGCACGGAATATAAGCTGACAGTCTATAAGCCAGAATCCGGACAAGCTAAAAAGGCTAGTGAATTAAGTCCTGACCAAGTTGTCGCAGTGGAAGCAGTGCTCAAATCCCGTGAGCAAGAAAGGGCAAACTTAATTTCTGAAAGCAATCACAATCCGTCCTTAGATAATAGTGAGGACAAGAAAGGTCTAGCAGAAAATGTGCTTACTGAAACAGTCAATTCAGAAAATGCTGAAGCCGAAAAAACCAATGACAAAGAAGTTTCGCCAGAAAATAGTGAGACCAACCTGACCACTGAAGTCAAAGCGGCAAACTAAGCAGAGAAAATTCATTTATTTAATCGCTTAAAAATTTGCTTAAGTCACAATACTAAGGCAAGAGGCTCCCTCTAAAGTTTACTTGAAACGAGCTAAAACTTTAGGGGGAGTTTTTTCTTGGTCCTTCGCTTATCAACCGCTTTCATTATCAGTTAAATTTGCTATAATAAGCTCTGGTAAGCTTTATTAAATATGAATTAGTCATGAGAGGAAGGAAAACAATGATTTTTGTAGATAATAATAATCACTATGATGCTTCGGTTAATATTGCCTTGGAGACTTATTTGGTTGAAAACCGCCTAGTCGATGAACCCATCCTACTATTTTATATCAATGATCCTTCGATTATTATTGGACGCAACCAAAATACCTATGAAGAGATTAACCAACGTTATGTGGATGAGCATAATATCCAAGTGGTTCGTCGCATGTCCGGTGGGGGAGCGGTTTATCATGACCGGGGCAACTTTTCCTTCTGCTTTATTAAAGATGATGATGGTAGTTTCCGTGACTTTGCCTCCTTTACTAAACCGGTGATCGATGCCCTCCATAAGATGGGGGTGGAAGGCGCTGCCCTAAAGGGGCGTAATGACTTAGTGATTGGTGACCAAAAATTTTCCGGTAATGCCATGTACGCTAAGGATGGTCGGATGACTGCCCACGGGACCATTCTATTTGATGCGGACTTAAATGAGGTCAACAATGCCCTTAAACCCCGTAAAGAAAAATTCGAATCCAAAGGGATTAAGTCGGTTCGGTCACGGGTAACCAATATCAAACCCTTTGTCGACGAGGAGTATAAGAACCTCTCCACAGAAGAGTTCCGTGACCGGATCCTACTCGAAATCTTTGGGGTTAAAAATCGTGAAGAAGTGCCTGAGTTAAAATTAACCCCTGAAATTTGGCAAGGAGTTATGGATTTACGGGCTGAACGGATGGGAAACTGGAACTGGAATTATGGACAATCCCCTGACTTTGATATCCAAGGTTCACATAAATTCCCCTTCGGCTTTGTGGATTTGCGGTTGAATGTTTCTAAGGGACTCATTAGCCAAGCCAAGATCTACGGGGACTTCTTCGGTCTAGGAGAAATTTCTGATGTGGAAGAAGCCTTGGATGGTGTCAAATACGACCGTCAAGCCATGGTTGATGCCTTAAGTGATCTAGACCTAAATAAATATCTCGGCGATATCACTGCGGAAGAATTAGTGGATATTGTATTCCAAGAAGTCTAGAAAATGCCTTCTTGGGGATAATTTGAGGAAAAATGCTAAAACCGTCTGTATGAGAGAGCGGTCTGTGGATAAAAACTGAATAATTAAACTGGAGCTGTGGCTAAGTGGAAAACTCTGCCTAACTGATAGGTAGGCAGTCCCCAGTCACAGCTTCTTTTTGCGTGTTTCCATTTCTTTAGAAAGACTTTAGAATTGCTTGGCAATCTATTGAGAAGCGGCTGGCATAATAAACAGTGTCAAGAAGAGATCAGATATGAAAGTGAGGGATTAGCATGGAAGAAGTGCTAAGAGTTGACCAGCTGACCAAGACTTATGGCAAGCAAGTAGCTTTAGACCAAGTGTCTCTAAGTCTTAAGGCAGGGGAAATTTATGGCTTAATCGGACGTAATGGGGCAGGGAAAACTACCCTGCTCAAAGCAATTGTCCGTTTGATCAAACCAAGCTCGGGTAAAGTGTCCTTGTTCCATTCGGAAAGTAGCCGGGAGTGGACCAAGGCCTTGGAACGCACCGGGGCAGTGATTGAAAGTCCCGTGGCCTATGACGCCTTAACTGCAGAGCAAAATTTACACTATTATTGTAAATTACGTGGAGTGGTTGATGAGGACCGGGTGGTAAAGGAAACCTTAGACTTGGTTGGCCTGACCCAAGACCGCAAGAAAGCCTATAAATCCTTTTCTATGGGGATGAAACAAAAATTAGGCATTGGGATTGCCTTATTAACCCAGCCTGACCTATTAATTCTCGATGAACCGATCAATGGCTTAGACCCGATTGCCATCAGCCATTTCCGTCAATTAGTTAAACGGTTAAGCCAGGAAAAGCAAATGACTATTATCATTTCTAGTCATATTCTTTCTGAACTTTATCAAACGGCTAGCCGCTTTGGCTTCATTAATCAGGGGCGGCTTATCCAAGAAATGACTAAAGAGGAATTTGAGCAAATGAACCGGGAGTATATTGTCTTACAAACTAGTCAAGTATCCCAGGCCAGCCGTCTATTGTCTGAACAAGGGCAGTCGAACTTTAAAGTGGTGGATGAAGAAACCATCCATATTTTCACCTCTGACCAAAAGATTCAGCCCTACATTCAGCTCTTTAGTCAGGCGGATGTGCCTATCGATGCCATTTATTTTTCTCACAAAAACTTAGAAGATTATTTTACCGGCATTGTCGAAGAGAAAGGAGACCAATAGACCATGTTAAGAGCAGATTTTTATCGATTGTTTCATAGCAAGGGCTTTTACATTACCCAGCTGGTTTTGATTCTGGTAGTCGCCTTCTGTGTCTGGGATAAGGGTGTTTTCTCAATGACTGTCAGTGAACAAAATGCTCAGGAAATCGCCCAAAGGACCGATCTTATCCGAGAAATGGCCTGGACCAGTCACCAAGCCGTTATGGCCATGTCAACCATGGCAGCCTTTCTAATCTATTTCTCTCTCCCCCTCTTTTATATGACTGTGGGAGCGGATTTAAATAGTGGGACCTTAAAGAATATTATTAGTAGCGGGATGTCTAGGACTCATTACTTCTTTTCCAAGTATAGTGTTTTTCTTATGGTGACAGCCCTGCAATTCATCTTTTATTACGGAACGACTTACCTGGTAGCGGGCCTTACCAATGGCTTTGACGCCTTAAGCTTAGAGTGGCTTGGTAATTTTATCAGGGTATTCTTGGTGCAGTACCTCTCCCTCCAAGGCGTCTTTGCGGTAACGATGCTGGTTATTTTCCTAACCCTCTCCAATGTGTGGAGTATCTTAGCGACTATTGTGGTGCCCTTGGTACTAACGGTCGTTCAGATTGCTTACTTTGCTGAAAGTAAAATTTTCGCCTACCTGAATTTCCAAAGTATGCTCAACCAGGCTGGCGCCTTAACTTTGGATAGTGAATTTTTCTTAGAATTTACCCCCTTAGCCCTCTTAGTGATCGCAGTCTGCCTCTTAATCGCCTTAATGTCATTTAAACAGCGCGATTTCTAAAAATTAGCCATTGAATAGTAATGAAAAACCGACCTCGATGACTTAGAATAAGCCTCTAAGTCAAGAGGTCGGTTATTTGTTGTTAATCTGAACCTTCACTAGCTGGCCAAGTGATTTGGCTGGTGAAGCTACCTTCTTGGTAGGTCATGGAGAGTTGCCCCTGAGTGAGATCAACTAATTCTTGGATAATAAACAAGCCTAAACCCGAAGAAAGTTGGTCGTTGGCAAGGTTTTCTGCGTAGAAGCGCTTGGTTAATTGGTCTAAATGTTGGACGGCTTGCTGACTTTGATTTGACAGGGTCAAGTGGACCTGCTTGTTGTCTTTTTTGACCTGGATATTTAATTGAGAGTGGCCATGCTTAATCACATTGCCCAAAAGATTATCCAGAATACGGTTTAAAAGATCCGGGCTATTGTCAATATAGCAAGCTTCCTCAATGGCTAAGTGAATCTGAAAATCATCATTAAGGCGGTCGTAGTAATGGAGTAAGTTTTCCTTTACCGCTTGGCTGAGGTCTACTGGCTCAAGCTGCACTTGGACTTGACCTTCGATAAGTTTTTGATAGCTGAGTAATTCTTCTAAGCGGTGAGCGACTTGGCTGAGATGTTGGTTGATTTTCAATAGCTTTTCTTTTTCAACCGAGTCTAAACTACCTTCTGAATCCAAAAGCTGCTGGCAGTAGCCGCTGGCAACGGTGAGGGGAGTTCTGATATCATGGGCAATATTATGGATGGCTTGGTCAAGACTATTCTTTTCTTGGAGGTTTTTAATCCGCAAAGTTTGTAAGTCATCGAAGAGTTGGTTAGCCTCCCTAATTACTTGGTGGAGGTCCTTATCATTCAGGGAACTGGTGAGTAGGCGGTTAGATTGTTCTTCTCTTCGGTAGGCCATGTCTTGGCTAAAGTTCCGCAGAGCTTTTTTCATTTTCAGATAGCGGTAGAGCAAGAATAAAGATAAGATGCAAAGTAGCAGGGTCAATCCTGGTCCCCCCTGGCTAGTCTGACACCAATCCCCCAAATGGTTTCAATATAGTCCTGGCTGGGATCTAATTGAGTCAATTTCTTACGCAGGTTGGAGAGGTGGGTGTTTAAGGTATTGTCTTCGGCGATATATTGCGCCTGCCAGATAGATTCATAGAGTCGCTCCTTGGTGAAAATTTGCTTAGGGTGGCTGAGCAATTTGTGAAAGATCTTGGCTTCGATTTTAGTCAGGCGGATGGCTTCCTGGTCCGTATAGATCAGAAACTGCTTAGGATCAAAGTGGATGGCTTGAAAGTCAATGACTTGGTCTGACTGATCTTTAGCCTGTTGGTTGCTTTGCCGCAATTGCACCGTAATTCGGGCTAAGACTTCTTTATTGTTAAAGGGCTTAGTAATGTAGTCATTGGCCCCTTTTAAGAGGTATTCACTGACCAGGTCTTTATCCCCCAGGGCTGTCAGCATGATGACCGGGATTTGGCTGCTTTGACGAATATAGTCCAGGACTTCGTCGCCTTTCTTGCCGGGAAGGAGGATATCTAGGAGCACTAAGTCGAT
This genomic interval carries:
- a CDS encoding response regulator transcription factor, whose product is MKQIMIVEDNDDINTMLKDLLSQNYQIQQAFSGTEAIRLFDQEDIDLVLLDILLPGKKGDEVLDYIRQSSQIPVIMLTALGDKDLVSEYLLKGANDYITKPFNNKEVLARITVQLRQSNQQAKDQSDQVIDFQAIHFDPKQFLIYTDQEAIRLTKIEAKIFHKLLSHPKQIFTKERLYESIWQAQYIAEDNTLNTHLSNLRKKLTQLDPSQDYIETIWGIGVRLARGDQD
- a CDS encoding sensor histidine kinase is translated as MTLLLCILSLFLLYRYLKMKKALRNFSQDMAYRREEQSNRLLTSSLNDKDLHQVIREANQLFDDLQTLRIKNLQEKNSLDQAIHNIAHDIRTPLTVASGYCQQLLDSEGSLDSVEKEKLLKINQHLSQVAHRLEELLSYQKLIEGQVQVQLEPVDLSQAVKENLLHYYDRLNDDFQIHLAIEEACYIDNSPDLLNRILDNLLGNVIKHGHSQLNIQVKKDNKQVHLTLSNQSQQAVQHLDQLTKRFYAENLANDQLSSGLGLFIIQELVDLTQGQLSMTYQEGSFTSQITWPASEGSD